The following proteins come from a genomic window of Dermacentor albipictus isolate Rhodes 1998 colony chromosome 8, USDA_Dalb.pri_finalv2, whole genome shotgun sequence:
- the LOC135920123 gene encoding uncharacterized protein has translation MVTMRVLNWALLLAATLRTYAVDAPTPDERLEDYFKQKLDDFKIKLHEAFEKARLQRHKRSVIAPDSPDYGALPQDHLRVIGAKPVDLGIRLGNVSCWAPAYVPGSTFLVVATTAGQVELLRWTNGRYATFAGMATSLTTPKVEAFVYSDQLWIVCLHQRHGGRDHFVRLYLLQSEKLVAKQTIELGGESDIDVVRGASAHYLVTCVFRSYSGSGTSYNGKLILYQWKNTQFDAVSQHSVIGAKSVVAWSMDGPLYIAVAQQRDNAGELFLGSPVFIYNQRREHELSYVQVIRFWQAWKVNHFMVASIHYLTFLTRQGVFLYWYAGDQFLEWQTLLNTEGAEDVSIFTLPNGEAAIAVVRRDEVMFFLETESSTYNCTFTLKMSGMSLSGVVFQFIEGQFFMFATQAVPSAPQPPLQLVLQKYSFVAQGKPDPLLDCLQGLENSLLQRQAHVDNLAANIGRVWTSNGQKPLATELLVIDGPVKVTGSVSAPKAVIVPSAQRVPTVTPADVSRQIDDVRNGVAKMENDMKNVVFKSVPQTIQGNLNFDKPVSSSTFNVGQLVDSTLNGVPLVDMLRNTLKVTGDQVLDVPVSFSDLYVNNLNAQMINGINISDVMLTNKDQLVTGNLKFGHVSLTDLNIQQGRAINGINPEKIVTTNTPQAIHGRKEFVKLRVPGDLKVTTMTNNHDLSAFIAHLVPLQGVTTVTGEWTFQAPLIVGSALNLKNPINGLYSIEKLYTEAVDKHSHQTIQGPKTYQAPVAIHGNAEVAGTLNGVRPNHDLVTLHTPQNILGSWIVKDSIHFKRNLNAGTVNGLDIAKDAVLRSKGPQVVFGRKIFDSDLVVTKDIAMTPGSTIDGVDPSELGRTAGLETVYNTAVNIESMIVIGNVVAQKGINDHMLRDLQNLIWLKSADQHIKSPVSFNTVHLEKDLDTETINGINLDEDLMRTFGDEVLEGPVVFKDSIHTKAPIDIAPGVKVNGIDLSEAAKLVSSSHQNTVIHGDVSFPSIVVQKDLHSETVNGKPLAKQFLLVNGEQVMAGAPSFMKPISVKEVVADFINPVQLNGVPFKAFMDELVLQNGSRHRLISNKHFRNGLEAHHLQSYGLVDGVNVEEMLNSVVLLNVPQLVDGVKVFQNHLRLESLLADKVNGLDIKEHVRRVIRRNVQQVISGKKTVLGKAFVQRHVTTNDLVNGVNMKDLYARAMSKTQENLISAPMTFLGGVDARRLHLYGHAKLDGLDLDNVVLLREDEVLGGTVVFKNLLSDGDIEIGGLLNGCNITKLHKEALYNNGVKQSVYDRKHFSKLNVKGNVHIIGDLNGAPFDTLVGNLIMRNVPQTVDGPVTFLDKVVVDSLTLLGPINGVNLTDLLRDAVTKSTEQVVRGTKTFTNQHGLVASNSLHVRGNVHSQGPVGGISVADLASVVTAHGRHVIRGKKTVVGPLTVDNIDVKGTLNGLRIPEDLVLPRIKHQRIPGKVILAGPSAIQGNLNLNKVNDLYLEQLLAQRVTLSGDQRLRSKLVFQRDVPIHGDLGYERINGILREHLVTQSGEYKLSGAKTFVQDVEIRGNLNAVTVNGYNLVELARDVVLVNRPEEIPHSTVFSAPIEVVGQITVVGTANGIDVQNLKQNFDAGKDRWKQGAQSMVDALRHHEAVLQRQLAAYKGQATGLAYFRAFQTLDIPSRRILTSPVARSLKSPWNTIPADVMVLWTAWPTHCLHGRENCCEEFSSEVLNVEPDGALTKGRFALRRRYVPFASQHASTQPGFVVWTNSTSSRLGCERPGAEELALGLLDPRGRFASDHLVRVDLRVTASAFASDVKMFEFLGSTYLVVAHSFNKYLLPSSKGGHIDVYLLAPGQAHWQLHQTLNATGVASIDVVEFDGIVFLSSANSWKQGLTSTYSTVYTLSGAVNMFVPMADVPTSLASSTLFVTVDNSLLCAFASEKTGLQDQHSWLDAHTEPVSIYQHMYGRFQLLQNIPMIGVNAMEHFRFAGDVFFVLGSRHLQTVAIYQWKGYSKFEQVQAISQSPVALKSYWSRAGSLFLAVATECGKTRVFEALPYGRCISPRDQVGHS, from the exons AT GGTCACAATGCGGGTACTTAATTGGGCGCTGCTGCTAGCTGCCACTCTACGTACCTACGCTGTCGACGCCCCTACGCCAGATGAACGCCTCGAAGACTACTTCAAGCAAAAGTTGGACGACTTTAAGATAAAGCTGCACGAAGCATTCGAAAAGGCCAGATTACAGCGCCACAAGCGAAGTGTGATAGCTCCGGACAGTCCTGACTATGGCG CCCTTCCGCAAGATCATCTTCGCGTCATCGGAGCGAAGCCGGTTGACCTGGGCATCCGTCTTGGAAACGTGTCGTGTTGGGCACCGGCGTACGTGCCCGGCTCGACATTTCTCGTCGTCGCGACTACCGCCGGACAGGTCGAGCTGCTGCGATGGACCAACGGGCGCTACGCTACATTCGCTGGAATGGCCACAAGTTTGACAACGCCCAAAGTCGAG gcgTTTGTGTACAGCGACCAGTTATGGATAGTATGCCTGCACCAGAGACACGGTGGCCGAGATCATTTCGTGCGGCTGTACCTGCTTCAAAGTGAAAAACTGGTCGCCAAGCAGACCATCGAACTGGGCGGCGAATCGGACATCGACGTAGTTCGCGGTGCTTCGGCCCACTATCTGGTCACGTGTGTGTTCAGAAGCTACTCCGGTTCTGGCACATCGTACAACGGAAAGCTTAT ccttTACCAATGGAAGAACACGCAGTTTGATGCAGTTTCTCAGCACTCGGTGATAGGAGCCAAATCAGTCGTTGCCTGGAGTATGGATGGACCACTCTACATTGCTGTTGCTCAACAGAGAGATAACGCTGGCGAACTTTTCTTGGGATCTCCTGTATTCATCTACAACCAGC GTCGTGAACATGAGCTGAGCTACGTGCAGGTGATCAGGTTTTGGCAGGCTTGGAAGGTGAACCACTTCATGGTTGCCAGCATCCACTACCTGACCTTCCTGACTCGACAGGGAGTCTTCCTCTACTGGTATGCCG GCGATCAGTTCCTTGAATGGCAGACCCTTTTGAATACAGAGGGTGCGGAGGACGTCTCAATCTTCACGCTGCCAAACGGTGAAGCTGCCATCGCAGTTGTGCGAAGG GACGAAGTGATGTTTTTCTTGGAGACTGAGTCCTCAACGTACAACTGCACGTTCACCCTGAAGATGTCTGGCATGTCTCTCTCCGGCGTAGTGTTCCAGTTTATCGAAGGCCAGTTCTTCATGTTTGCAACCCAAGCAGTACCGTCTGCACCCCAGCCACCTCTGCAGCTTGTTCTACAGAAATACAGCTTCG TTGCCCAAGGGAAACCGGATCCTCTCCTCGATTGCCTTCAGGGCTTGGAGAACTCCCTTTTGCAGCGGCAGGCTCACGTGGACAACCTGGCAGCGAACATTGGGCGTGTCTGGACATCCAACGGGCAGAAGCCACTTGCCACCGAGCTTCTGGTCATCGACGGTCCCGTGAAGGTCACCGGGTCGGTCAGCGCACCAAAGGCTGTGATTGTGCCCAGTGCTCAGAGGGTCCCCACGGTCACACCAGCAGATGTTTCCCGGCAAATTGATGATGTCAGGAATGGTGTTGCAAAAATGGAGAATGACATGAAGAATGTCGTGTTCAAGTCTGTCCCGCAGACAATTCAAG GGAACCTAAATTTTGACAAACCCGTCAGTTCATCAACATTTAACGTCGGCCAGCTTGTGGACTCTACATTGAACGGTGTTCCTCTGGTTGACATGCTGAGGAACACCCTGAAAGTGACTGGCGACCAAGTTCTCGATGTTCCAGTATCATTCAGCGACCTCTACGTGAACAACCTGAATGCTCAGATGATCAATGGAATCAACATCTCAG ATGTTATGTTGACGAACAAAGACCAGCTGGTCACTGGCAATCTCAAGTTTGGCCATGTCTCGCTGACCGACTTAAACATCCAACAAGGCCGTGCAATCAATGGTATCAACCCTGAAAAAATCGTCACCACCAACACGCCACAGGCCATTCACGGGAGGAAAGAGTTTGTGAAGCTGCGCGTCCCTGGCGACCTCAAGGTTACCACGATGACAAACAAT CACGACCTGTCGGCATTCATCGCTCACCTGGTTCCCCTACAAGGTGTCACGACAGTGACTGGAGAGTGGACATTCCAAGCGCCATTGATTGTTGGATCGGCGCTCAACCTGAAGAATCCAATCAATGGACTTTACAGCATCGAGAAGCTGTACACCGAGGCAGTCGACAAGCACAGCCATCAGACCATTCAGG GGCCAAAGACATATCAGGCGCCTGTTGCAATCCATGGAAATGCAGAAGTTGCAGGCACCCTGAACGGTGTCCGCCCCAATCACGACTTGGTCACTTTGCATACGCCACAGAACATTCTGGGCTCTTGGATTGTCAAGGATTCGATCCACTTCAAACGAAACCTCAATGCCGGCACAGTCAATGGCCTGGACATTGCCAAAGATGCAGTGCTTAGAAGCAAGGGGCCCCAGGTGGTCTTTGGACGAAAGATCTTCGACTCGGACCTCGTGGTAACCAAAGACATCGCCATGACTCCCGGGAGCACGATTGACGGCGTTGATCCGTCGGAGCTCGGCAGGACAGCGGGGCTTGAGACGGTGTACAACACAGCAGTGAACATCGAGTCAATGATCGTCATTGGGAATGTGGTTGCACAAAAGGGCATCAACGACCACATGCTGCGGGACCTGCAGAACTTGATATGGCTCAAGTCGGCTGACCAG CACATCAAGTCACCTGTAAGCTTCAACACTGTTCACTTGGAGAAGGACCTTGACACTGAAACAATAAATGGCATCAACCTCGACGAAGACCTCATGAGGACCTTCGGAGACGAAGTCCTTGAAGGGCCGGTTGTGTTCAAGGATTCTATTCATACAAAGGCACCTATTGACATTGCTCCCGGTGTGAAAGTAAATGGTATTGATCTTTCCGAGGCTGCCAAGCTG GTGTCGAGTTCCCATCAAAACACTGTCATCCATGGGGATGTGTCTTTCCCATCAATCGTGGTACAAAAGGACCTTCACAGTGAAACTGTCAATGGAAAGCCCCTTGCCAAGCAGTTCCTCTTGGTGAATGGCGAGCAAGTGATGGCTGGTGCACCATCTTTCATGAAACCTATCTCCGTCAAAGAGGTCGTTGCAGACTTCATCAATCCAGTCCAGCTCAATGGCGTACCCTTCAAAGCATTCATGGATGAGTTGGTCTTGCAGAACGGCTCTCGGCACAGGCTCATCAGCAACAAGCACTTCAGGAATGGCTTGGAAG CGCATCACTTGCAAAGCTATGGCCTCGTCGATGGCGTCAACGTCGAAGAGATGCTGAACAGTGTGGTGCTCCTCAACGTTCCCCAGCTAGTGGACGGTGTCAAGGTGTTCCAAAACCATCTGCGCCTGGAATCTCTGCTTGCCGACAAAGTCAATGGCCTTGACATCAAAGAACACGTTCGAAGGGTCATTCGCCGTAATGTTCAACAGGTTATATCTGGAAAGAAGACTGTCCTGGG aaaagctTTTGTTCAAAGACATGTGACAACCAATGACCTTGTAAATGGAGTCAACATGAAAGATCTTTATGCCCGAGCGATGTCAAAAACTCAAGAAAACTTGATATCTGCACCTATGACTTTCCTGGGGGGTGTTGACGCTC GCCGCTTGCACCTTTATGGACATGCAAAACTCGATGGACTCGATCTTGACAATGTGGTGCTGCTTCGAGAAGATGAAGTGCTCGGTGGTAcggttgtcttcaagaacctgcTATCCGATGGAGATATTGAGATCGGTGGTCTCTTGAATGGCTGTAACATAACTAAG CTGCACAAGGAAGCGTTGTACAACAACGGCGTGAAGCAGTCAGTGTATGACCGAAAGCATTTCTCGAAGCTGAATGTCAAAGGCAATGTCCATATTATTGGGGACCTGAATGGAGCACCGTTTGACACACTCGTAGGCAACCTGATCATGAGGAATGTGCCACAAACGGTGGATGGACCGGTGACCTTTTTGGACAAAGTGGTCGTCGACTCCCTCACTCTGTTGGGGCCGATCAATGGGGTCAACCTGACTGACCTACTTCGAGATGCTGTCACAAAGTCAACTGAACAG GTTGTCCGAGGAACAAAGACCTTCACAAACCAGCACGGACTGGTTGCGTCCAACTCCCTTCACGTTCGTGGCAATGTCCATTCTCAAGGGCCTGTGGGCGGCATCAGCGTCGCTGATCTCGCCAGTGTGGTCACGGCCCACGGTCGTCATGTCATCCGTGGCAAAAAGACCGTAGTCGGGCCCCTGACTGTCGACAACATTGATGTGAAAG GCACACTGAACGGCCTGCGCATACCCGAAGACCTTGTTCTGCCAAGGATCAAACACCAGCGCATTCCTGGCAAGGTGATCCTGGCTGGCCCATCGGCCATTCAGGGCAATTTGAACCTCAACAAGGTCAACGACCTGTATCTAGAACAACTGTTGGCTCAGAGGGTGACACTCAGTGGAGATCAGAGGTTGAGGTCCAAGCTAGTCTTCCAGAGGGACGTTCCAATTCACG GTGACCTCGGTTACGAGCGCATCAACGGCATTTTAAGGGAGCACTTGGTCACTCAATCCGGGGAGTACAAGCTGTCTGGTGCAAAGACATTCGTCCAGGACGTAGAGATCCGTGGGAACCTGAACGCAGTGACTGTCAATGGGTACAACCTGGTCGAGCTTGCGAGAGACGTCGTACTTGTCAACAGACCCGAGGAGATACCGCATTCCACC GTCTTTTCGGCTCCGATTGAAGTGGTAGGACAGATTACAGTCGTGGGGACCGCAAACGGCATAGACGTTCAAAACCTAAAGCAGAACTTTGACGCTGGCAAGGACAGGTGGAAGCAAGGAGCACAGAGCATGGTCGATGCCCTCCGACACCATGAAGCTGTCCTACAGAGGCAGCTTGCTGCGTACAAAG GACAAGCCACAGGTCTTGCCTACTTCAGGGCCTTTCAGACTCTGGATATTCCATCTCGAAGGATCTTGACTAGCCCCGTGGCTCGCTCCCttaa GTCTCCCTGGAATACAATTCCTGCCGATGTGATGGTCCTCTGGACTGCCTGGCCCACTCACTGCCTCCACGGCAGAGAGAACTGCTGCGAGGAGTTCTCGTCGGAGGTGCTCAACGTAGAGCCTGACGGCGCACTGACCAAGGGACGATTTGCCCTGCGCCGTCGCTACGTTCCGTTTGCTTCTCAGCATGCCTCAACACAGCCTGGATTCGTCGTCTGGACCAATAGCACCTCGAGCAGACTGGG CTGCGAACGTCCAGGTGCAGAAGAGCTGGCTCTGGGTCTTCTCGATCCACGTGGCCGGTTTGCGAGTGATCACCTTGTCAGGGTAGACCTGAGGGTGACTGCATCGGCCTTTGCGAGCGACGTCAAGATGTTTGAATTCCTCGGGAGCACGTACCTGGTTGTCGCCCACTCGTTCAACAAGTACCTTCTGCCCTCAAGCAAAG GCGGACACATCGACGTGTATCTTCTTGCACCGGGCCAAGCCCACTGGCAGCTTCACCAGACTCTGAATGCCACTGGTGTGGCATCCATAGATGTCGTGGAATTCGACGGCATTGTGTTCCTCTCATCTGCAAACAGCTGGAAGCAGGGCTTGACATCGACATACTCCACTGTCTACACCCTCTCTGGAGCCGTTAACATG